In the genome of Myxococcaceae bacterium JPH2, one region contains:
- a CDS encoding M28 family peptidase: MSHFWPLLMCLGAGPALAAGSAPSVTPAEKSAARAIDANVLRAHVRFLAGDLLEGRGPGTRGDALAQAYIAAQFEAAGLQPMGQDGTYLQPFELVGLSGHPDTMSFRASGAAPATELKFRDDFIAVSGVQAPEAKLEQSELVFVGYGIVAPEYGWDDFKGVDLRGKTLLILNNDPEDDPRLFAGRTRLWYGRWDYKYEQAAKMGAAGAIILHTQQSAGYPWQVVQSSWSGEQFELPAASGPRLEVKAWTTEDATRRVLKLAGQDLDALRASAQKREFKPVPLGVTVSAKFATQVRRRPTANVLGLLPGSDPTLKQEVVLYSAHHDHLGMKADPKPGEDAIYNGAVDNASGVSAMLAVARAFQQLSSPPRRSILFAAVAAEEQGLLGSQFLAEHPPVPPGRIAANINIDGANIHGRTRDVTVIGLGKSNLDPLIIALAKSQGREVKADQLSDRGFFYRSDQFNFARQGIPAAYFGSGMDFVGRPEGWGKQRREEWEARHYHQPSDELRPEWDWSGAVEDVQLFFLLGAQVSRLPEAPRWNRGDEFEAARLRALEALKTQAVTGEAGAR, translated from the coding sequence AGAAGAGCGCGGCGCGAGCCATCGACGCGAACGTGCTCCGCGCGCATGTGCGCTTCCTCGCGGGGGACCTGCTGGAGGGCCGAGGTCCGGGGACTCGCGGTGACGCGCTGGCGCAGGCGTACATCGCCGCGCAGTTCGAGGCCGCAGGACTCCAGCCCATGGGCCAGGACGGCACGTACCTGCAACCCTTCGAGCTGGTCGGGCTCTCGGGCCATCCAGACACGATGTCCTTCCGCGCATCCGGCGCGGCCCCCGCCACCGAGCTGAAGTTCCGCGACGACTTCATCGCCGTCTCGGGTGTGCAGGCGCCCGAGGCGAAGCTGGAGCAGTCCGAGCTGGTGTTCGTGGGCTACGGCATCGTGGCGCCGGAGTACGGCTGGGACGACTTCAAGGGCGTGGATCTGCGCGGCAAGACGCTGCTCATCCTCAACAACGACCCCGAGGATGATCCGCGCCTGTTCGCCGGGCGCACGCGACTCTGGTACGGCCGCTGGGATTACAAGTACGAGCAGGCCGCGAAGATGGGGGCCGCGGGCGCCATCATCCTCCACACGCAGCAGAGCGCGGGCTACCCCTGGCAGGTCGTCCAGAGCTCCTGGTCCGGTGAGCAGTTCGAGTTGCCCGCCGCCTCAGGCCCGCGGTTGGAAGTGAAGGCGTGGACCACCGAGGACGCCACGCGCCGCGTGCTGAAGCTCGCGGGGCAGGACCTGGACGCGCTCCGAGCCTCGGCCCAGAAGCGCGAGTTCAAGCCCGTGCCGCTCGGCGTGACGGTGTCGGCGAAGTTCGCCACCCAGGTGCGCCGTCGCCCCACGGCGAACGTGCTGGGCTTGCTGCCTGGAAGCGATCCCACGCTCAAGCAGGAGGTCGTGCTGTACAGCGCGCACCATGATCACCTTGGCATGAAGGCGGACCCCAAGCCGGGCGAGGACGCCATCTACAACGGCGCGGTGGACAACGCCTCGGGTGTGTCCGCGATGCTCGCCGTGGCCCGTGCGTTCCAGCAGCTGTCCTCGCCGCCGCGTCGCTCCATCCTCTTCGCCGCCGTGGCCGCGGAGGAGCAGGGCCTGCTGGGTTCCCAGTTCCTCGCCGAGCACCCGCCAGTGCCGCCGGGGCGCATCGCCGCGAACATCAACATCGACGGCGCGAACATCCACGGCCGTACGCGCGATGTCACCGTCATCGGGTTGGGCAAGTCCAACCTGGATCCGCTCATCATCGCGCTGGCGAAGTCGCAGGGGCGCGAGGTGAAGGCGGATCAGCTGTCGGACCGGGGCTTCTTCTACCGCTCGGATCAATTCAACTTCGCGCGCCAGGGGATTCCGGCCGCGTACTTCGGCAGCGGCATGGACTTCGTGGGCCGGCCCGAGGGCTGGGGCAAGCAGCGGCGCGAGGAGTGGGAGGCCCGGCACTATCACCAGCCCTCGGATGAGCTGCGCCCGGAGTGGGACTGGTCCGGCGCGGTGGAGGATGTCCAGCTCTTCTTCCTGCTGGGCGCCCAGGTGTCGCGCCTTCCGGAGGCCCCGCGCTGGAACCGGGGCGACGAGTTCGAGGCGGCCCGCCTGCGTGCACTGGAGGCGCTCAAGACGCAGGCCGTCACGGGCGAGGCGGGGGCCCGGTAG